Within the Methanobacterium sp. BRmetb2 genome, the region TTTACATTAACTCCATAAAATATCCTGGTTAAATTATTCATTATTTTATTACCAATTTTTTTAGATTGTGGCATACAATCAAAGTTCCTGCTACCTATAACAGCGTCTGCTAGACCTTTAAGAATAGGATCACATATTTTTTCAATATCTGCAGGGTCATGTTGTCCATCAGCATCGAAGGTTACAATGATATCAGCACCTTTTTTTAACGCAGCATCAATTCCAGTTTTTAAAGCAGCGCCCAAGCCTAAATTTAAAACATGTTTGTATAAATATAATTTGTGTTTATTAAGGATTTTTGAAGCAATTTCATAGGTTTTGTCAGTTGAACCATCATCTACTATGATAATATTATAGTCTCTCTTGATCAAACTGTTTAAAACATTTTCAAGAGTATTCTCTTCATTATAAGCTGGTACAATAATAAATATTTTTTCTGAATTGTTCATGAGATTATAGCCTCTAAACCAGCTGATTATTTTTATTTAGATAAATTTAATGATAAAAAGTTCAAATATATTTTCATTTTATCTAATTCCTACTAAATATTGGGGACTTTGTGAATATTAATTATTTGATTATTCAGTTATCTTTTTTGCAAGTTCTGCTACTCTTTTACCAAGATTTTGGGAGCTTTCAATACCAAATGCATCGTTTTCTGTGTCTCCTATGGCTCCGCCTTTTCCAGTTCCACCATAATGGGCCAGGGGTTTCCCATCTCCCACAATTACCATGTCATGTATTAACATAAAATGATGAATTGCAGCACAGGTTGTTTCTTGGCCACCATTGCGAGCCCCTCCAACAGTGATTGCTCCACCTATTTTATCTCTAAGTTTGAAATCTGTACGCAGTGGTCTGGTTCGATCCATGAACATCTTAGTTTGGGAGGTCATACTGCCGAAATAAACTGGGCTTCCTATGATTATGCCTTTGGCAGTAATTATTTCGTCTATGATACTTTGCATATCATCATAAATAGAACATTCACCAGTGGATTTACATATGTCGCAGGCAATACATGGTTGGATATCCATCAAACCAATATTAATTAACTGCGTATCAGCACCAACATTTTCAGCAGCTTTTAAAGCTTCTTTAACTAAAATACTGGTGTTACCTTCGTTTCTAGGACTTCCCACTATTCCTACTATTTTGACCATGTTCTCACCTTGTAAATATAATTTTATAAATTCTTTTTTCACAAATTCTGAGTAATAATTTAAACTACAAAACTATAATAATCAATAATAATATCAAATTTCAAAGAGGACCAACATTGGGTCTTCCTTCCCTCATACCCATTCCAGATTCTCTCTTTAGTTTATCTGGTTTAAACAACATTTTAACAACGTTCTGTGCATGTTCACGGGCGCGGTTTTCAGCTAACATTTTCAAATCTTTGGCGTCCTGACCTTCATCTTCATGTACAAATACTTCGATTATATGGGTGTTTGTCATTAGCTGAGCATATATCAATCCCATAGAAGCTTCATGGGCACATGTTTTATCAATCTTCTCGGGACCGGGCATTCCAAGGGCCATTACAAGTTCACATCCTTCCTCTTCAATCAGTTTTTTTGAAGCCACAGGAAGATCCTTTATACCAGGCACAGTACGTCTAATAAATTTCATGTTACCTACACGCATTTTAATTTCATCGATAACATGTTCGGCCATGTTAAAACGTGCAAAAGTGGTGTCACAGATACCAATTTTCATTATATCACCTTAATAATGGTTTTAATTGATTTATATGAATTGAAGAACTATTTCTTTTTGGAAATGTTCTATGAATATGTAATTTCCATCCTATTAATACAGTTTTACATTTTGTTTAACAGTACTAATACTTATGACTGTTGTAATTATCATTATTCTAACATTAAAGAAAAAAATGAGTTAAGGAATTAACTGTTTAATTTATTAAAAATTCTTTTTATTGTTAATTTTTCTATTTATTCTTGTTTTGGCTTCATTAACCGTGAGTGGGTATGTTTCTCCAAATGATATTTGATCTTCATTTTGAAGTCTCTCAAAAAGGTGAGCTATGTGTGGAAGCCTTAACTTAGCATCTCTTATTATTCTAGCATCTTCAAATACTTCTTGAGGGCTTCCTTCTTTAATAATTTCGCCTTCACTTATTACATTAACTTCGTGGGCATATATGGGCACCATGTCCACATCGTGGGTGGCTATAATAATTGTCATGCCCTCTTTATTTAATTGGTAGAGCAATTTCATAATATGGAAAGCTCCCTTAGGATCGAGGCCGCTTGTGGGTTCATCGAGCACCATGATTTTGGGTTTCATGGCCAGTATACCTGCAATGGTTACACGTTTTTTTTGGCCTCCGCTAAGGTAATGCGGGGCTTTTTTTTCAAAACCTTCCATACCAACTCGTTTTAAAGCTTCTTTAACCCGTAATTTAACTTCTTCTTTTGACAGATCCAGATTCAGGGGACCGAAGGCCACATCTTGCTGGACAGTGGGGGCAATAAGTTGATCGTCCGGATTTTGGAAAACTAAACCAATATCTTGTCTAATTTTGATGAGGCTTTGTTTTTCGTATTTTATTGGAATATTATCTATTTTTACAGTTCCTGAATTGGGTTTAAGTATACCATTGAAATGCAAGAATAGCGTGGACTTTCCAGAACCATTTGGACCGAGAAGTGCAACAATTTTACCCTTAGAAGCTTTGAAATTTACTTTGTTGAGGGCTTTTGTTCCATCAGGATAAATATAAGTGATATCTTTTGTTTCAACAACATTCATAGTAATGCCTCATGTGGATTTAAATTCAGATTATGGTAATACAATTTACATCTTTTCATGTAACCAGTAATAATTTTATATGATGGAAATATCTTGCTTCTTCTATAATCTCTAAAAAATTACCATATAAATTTAGTAGGTTAAAAAATTTTGAAATTTCCTGTGACATATACTCCAATGGCAAGAATTATTTCAAATAATATTAACAAGGTAAAGTTACGAGTTCCAATACTTTTTATATTTTCAGATTCTTTTATTGTTTTCATTGAACCATCATAGCATCTTGATTCCATTGCAATATATGCTTGTTCACCTTTGTTCCATGTTTTTATGAAGAGATTGCTACCTAACATGCCCATGGACTTAAAGGTTTTTTTAAGGGAAGAATAACCCAAACGTGTTTCCTGGGAGTGGTAAATGTTAATTGCTTCATCCAAAAATAAGAATATGTAACGGTACATTAACATTGCAATTTCCAGAACAATTTTGGGGATTTTAAAAAGTTCTAGTATTGAAAAAAGCTCAGTCATTGGCGTTGTGAGGGCCAAAAATGCTAAACAAGTAAAACAACCCATTATTCTTGCAAATACGAGAAGTCCAAGTTGAAAACCGTCCTGGGTCACTGCAAGATTAAATATTCCAAGTTCCAGGATATGTGTGCCAATTCCAAAAAATATGGCCATAAAAGCAAAGGTTAATAATGCAAAAGAAAATGGAAAAACGAGAAATTTTAAATAGAATTTTACCGGAATTTTAGCTTTAAATATGATAATAACTGACATAAAAAATGCTATAATGAAGGGTACAACTGGTGATGTAGATATTAAACTCAACAACATAGTCAAAATTGCAAATAGAACTTTAAAGTATGTATTTGTATCTTTGAGATTGTTGGAATGAGCATAGTTATCCAGTGTGTTTTCAAACATGTGATCAACAGTATTTCATTTTCCTTCATTATATTTTTTTCACTATTTACATTTAATCAAGTATTCCATATTTATTTTCCGCTTTTTTTCTTTTTTTCACTGTCTTGGCCTTTATAATATCCTAAAACGTAGCCTATGATAATTGCTCCAATTGCTGCTTGTAGAGCAAATAGTAGACTTTCTATTTCACCACTCGGTGGTTCCCAGATGGAATTATACCATGGTTCATAACCTGTTTCTTCTACAATTTCAGCAGCTGCACCATCGGCTCCACCAAAATAACCTTCATCTTCTCCTAGACCACTATACATAGCAAGGGGGATGATACATATTATTGCAACTAAAGCCAGTAAAATAATGGGTTTTTTGTCTACCATTTAAGTCACCTCGGGTGCTTTTTTTGCAACTTCTTCTGTTTTTTTAGGCCCTATGACTTTTAAAGTTCTTAAAATATCTGGTCTTAGTTTCATGATATAATCAAATATCACAACTGTAAGAAGA harbors:
- a CDS encoding flavodoxin, translating into MVKIVGIVGSPRNEGNTSILVKEALKAAENVGADTQLINIGLMDIQPCIACDICKSTGECSIYDDMQSIIDEIITAKGIIIGSPVYFGSMTSQTKMFMDRTRPLRTDFKLRDKIGGAITVGGARNGGQETTCAAIHHFMLIHDMVIVGDGKPLAHYGGTGKGGAIGDTENDAFGIESSQNLGKRVAELAKKITE
- the cbiQ gene encoding cobalt ECF transporter T component CbiQ, translating into MFENTLDNYAHSNNLKDTNTYFKVLFAILTMLLSLISTSPVVPFIIAFFMSVIIIFKAKIPVKFYLKFLVFPFSFALLTFAFMAIFFGIGTHILELGIFNLAVTQDGFQLGLLVFARIMGCFTCLAFLALTTPMTELFSILELFKIPKIVLEIAMLMYRYIFLFLDEAINIYHSQETRLGYSSLKKTFKSMGMLGSNLFIKTWNKGEQAYIAMESRCYDGSMKTIKESENIKSIGTRNFTLLILFEIILAIGVYVTGNFKIF
- a CDS encoding energy-coupling factor ABC transporter ATP-binding protein (with CbiNQ forms the ABC transporter for cobalt import) — encoded protein: MNVVETKDITYIYPDGTKALNKVNFKASKGKIVALLGPNGSGKSTLFLHFNGILKPNSGTVKIDNIPIKYEKQSLIKIRQDIGLVFQNPDDQLIAPTVQQDVAFGPLNLDLSKEEVKLRVKEALKRVGMEGFEKKAPHYLSGGQKKRVTIAGILAMKPKIMVLDEPTSGLDPKGAFHIMKLLYQLNKEGMTIIIATHDVDMVPIYAHEVNVISEGEIIKEGSPQEVFEDARIIRDAKLRLPHIAHLFERLQNEDQISFGETYPLTVNEAKTRINRKINNKKNF
- a CDS encoding cobalt ABC transporter substrate-binding protein CbiN, which codes for MVDKKPIILLALVAIICIIPLAMYSGLGEDEGYFGGADGAAAEIVEETGYEPWYNSIWEPPSGEIESLLFALQAAIGAIIIGYVLGYYKGQDSEKKKKSGK
- a CDS encoding riboflavin synthase, which translates into the protein MKIGICDTTFARFNMAEHVIDEIKMRVGNMKFIRRTVPGIKDLPVASKKLIEEEGCELVMALGMPGPEKIDKTCAHEASMGLIYAQLMTNTHIIEVFVHEDEGQDAKDLKMLAENRAREHAQNVVKMLFKPDKLKRESGMGMREGRPNVGPL
- a CDS encoding dolichyl-phosphate mannose synthase, with translation MNNSEKIFIIVPAYNEENTLENVLNSLIKRDYNIIIVDDGSTDKTYEIASKILNKHKLYLYKHVLNLGLGAALKTGIDAALKKGADIIVTFDADGQHDPADIEKICDPILKGLADAVIGSRNFDCMPQSKKIGNKIMNNLTRIFYGVNVKDSQSGLRAFNRKAATQINIHLRGYGVSSEILREIKNNNIKMEEIPIKTIYTDYSLSKGTNTVEGLKILSKMVVDILKRVLI